Proteins from a genomic interval of Panthera uncia isolate 11264 chromosome C1 unlocalized genomic scaffold, Puncia_PCG_1.0 HiC_scaffold_4, whole genome shotgun sequence:
- the PIGV gene encoding GPI mannosyltransferase 2 isoform X1, producing the protein MWPMDPSRKEVLRFAVSCRVLTLVLQALFNVVIPDHRAEAFSPPRLTPSGSVDQLVEGLLGGLSHWDAEHFLFIAEHGYLYEHNFAFFPGFPLALLVGAELLRPLRALLNLRSCLLISVALLNSLFSVLAAVALHDLGCLVLHCPRQAFYGALLFCLSPANVFLAAGYSEALFALLTFSAMGQLERGRSWTSGLLFALATGVRSNGLVNIGFLVYSQCQSFLSSLMVLNPLRQLLKLMGSVFLSVLILGLPFALFQYYAYTQFCLSGSAHPIPKPLLQLAVDKGYRIVEGNEPPWCSWELPLIYSYIQDIYWNVGFLRYYELKQVPNFLLAAPVALLVAWATWTYVTTHPWFCLTLGMQRSKKSKTLEKSDSGFLGPRVFVYLVHAAALLLFGSLCMHVQVLTRFLGSSTPIVYWFPAYLLQDQEPLLRSLETVPWKPLAGACPPGQKVPRNSIMGLLYNWKTCSLVTRCILGYFLSYWLLGLLLHCNFLPWT; encoded by the exons ATGTGGCCCATGGATCCATCCAGGAAAGAGGTGCTGAGGTTTGCAGTCAGCTGCCGTGTCCTGACTCTGGTGCTGCAG GCTCTCTTCAATGTCGTCATCCCAGATCACCGTGCAGAAGCCTTCTCTCCTCCTCGCCTCACCCCCTCGGGCTCTGTGGACCAACTTGTGGAAGGTCTTCTGGGTGGCCTGTCTCACTGGGATGCGGAACACTTCCTGTTCATTGCCGAGCACGGCTATCTGTATGAGCACAACTTTGCCTTCTTCCCTGGCTTCCCCCTGGCTCTCCTGGTGGGAGCTGAACTCCTGAGACCCCTGCGGGCCTTACTGAACCTACGGAGTTGCCTGTTAATCTCAGTAGCATTGCTCAATTCTTTGTTCTCCGTCCTGGCTGCAGTCGCACTTCACGACCTGGGCTGTCTGGTTTTGCACTGTCCCCGCCAGGCCTTTTACGGAGCCCTGCTCTTCTGCCTCAGCCCAGCCAATGTCTTCCTGGCAGCTGGTTACTCAGAAGCTTTGTTTGCCCTCCTGACATTCAGCGCCATGGGGCAGCTGGAAAGGGGCCGAAGCTGGACTAGTGGACTCCTCTTTGCCCTTGCCACTGGTGTACGTTCCAATGGGCTGGTCAACATTGGCTTCCTCGTGTATTCTCAGTGCCAAagctttctgtcttctctcatgGTGCTGAATCCTCTGAGACAGCTCTTGAAGCTGATGGGCTCTGTGTTCCTCTCTGTGCTCATACTTGGCCTTCCCTTTGCCCTCTTTCAGTATTATGCCTATACTCAGTTCTGTCTGTCAGGCTCAGCCCACCCCATCCCTAAGCCCTTGCTGCAGTTAGCTGTTGACAAGGGCTACCGGATCGTGGAGGGAAATGAGCCACCTTGGTGCTCCTGGGAACTTCCCCTAATATATAGCTATATCCAGGATATCTACTGGAATGTTGGCTTTTTGAGATACTATGAGCTCAAGCAGGTGCCCAATTTCCTACTGGCGGCACCAGTGGCCCTCCTGGTTGCCTGGGCCACGTGGACATATGTGACCACCCACCCTTGGTTCTGCCTTACCCTTGGAATGCAAAGGAGCAAGAAGAGTAAGACCCTAGAAAAATCTGACTCTGGATTCCTCGGTCCTCGGGTGTTTGTGTACCTGGTCCACGCTGCAGCACTGTTGCTGTTTGGCAGTCTGTGCATGCATGTTCAG GTTCTCACCAGATTTCTAGGTTCCTCCACTCCTATTGTGTACTGGTTTCCAGCTTACTTGCTTCAGGATCAAGAGCCACTGTTGAGATCCCTAGAGACTGTGCCTTGGAAGCCGCTTGCAGGGGCCTGCCCACCAGGACAAAAGGTCCCCAGGAATTCTATCATGGGACTTTTGTACAACTGGAAAACCTGTTCTCTAGTCACACGATGCATTCTGGGCTACTTCCTGTCTTACTGGCTCCTGGGACTACTCCTACATTGCAACTTCCTGCCTTGGACGTGA
- the PIGV gene encoding GPI mannosyltransferase 2 isoform X2, whose protein sequence is MWPMDPSRKEVLRFAVSCRVLTLVLQVLTRFLGSSTPIVYWFPAYLLQDQEPLLRSLETVPWKPLAGACPPGQKVPRNSIMGLLYNWKTCSLVTRCILGYFLSYWLLGLLLHCNFLPWT, encoded by the exons ATGTGGCCCATGGATCCATCCAGGAAAGAGGTGCTGAGGTTTGCAGTCAGCTGCCGTGTCCTGACTCTGGTGCTGCAG GTTCTCACCAGATTTCTAGGTTCCTCCACTCCTATTGTGTACTGGTTTCCAGCTTACTTGCTTCAGGATCAAGAGCCACTGTTGAGATCCCTAGAGACTGTGCCTTGGAAGCCGCTTGCAGGGGCCTGCCCACCAGGACAAAAGGTCCCCAGGAATTCTATCATGGGACTTTTGTACAACTGGAAAACCTGTTCTCTAGTCACACGATGCATTCTGGGCTACTTCCTGTCTTACTGGCTCCTGGGACTACTCCTACATTGCAACTTCCTGCCTTGGACGTGA